Proteins encoded within one genomic window of Pirellulales bacterium:
- a CDS encoding sigma-70 family RNA polymerase sigma factor, with protein sequence MPQLTAQLLAELLDRHGPALKLYARQWCAAPDDVVQQALIDLSACAELPANPAAWLFAVVRRQAISQARFDRRRRQHEAAAAAQWFQRSQTHQADVETAAAALAELPLTEREIVIAHLWGRLTFAEISQLIGISSSTGQRRFEAAVHRLREKLNPDRINIPCPKTEM encoded by the coding sequence ATGCCGCAGCTTACAGCCCAACTGCTGGCGGAATTGCTCGATCGCCACGGCCCGGCGCTCAAGCTGTACGCGCGCCAGTGGTGTGCCGCTCCCGACGACGTGGTGCAGCAAGCGCTGATCGACCTGTCCGCCTGTGCCGAACTGCCGGCCAATCCGGCCGCCTGGTTGTTTGCCGTGGTGCGTCGCCAAGCGATCAGCCAAGCCCGGTTTGATCGCCGCCGCCGGCAGCACGAAGCCGCAGCAGCAGCCCAGTGGTTCCAGCGCTCGCAAACGCATCAGGCCGACGTCGAAACGGCGGCCGCGGCGCTGGCCGAACTGCCGCTGACGGAACGTGAAATTGTGATCGCCCACTTATGGGGCCGGTTAACCTTCGCTGAAATTTCCCAGTTGATTGGAATATCCTCCAGCACGGGCCAGCGCCGTTTTGAAGCCGCCGTTCACCGCCTGCGCGAAAAATTGAACCCCGACCGAATCAACATCCCTTGTCCGAAAACCGAGATGTAA